A section of the bacterium genome encodes:
- a CDS encoding ABC transporter ATP-binding protein — protein sequence MLLEVQDLRISYGNLEAVHGVSFHLEERELVSIIGANGAGKSSIMNGIMGLVRPRGGRILLEGRDITFLPAYQRARLGMKMVPERGVVFPLLTVYENLMTGLYRQGHKVDLQERLAWIYGLFPVLEERRAQRAKTLSGGEQQQLAIARALISSPRLLLVDEVSMGLMPKLVSRVFDVLRRLNQEHGLSILLVEQNALASLRVSHRAYVLETGEVVLEGKAQELMDQEQVKKAYLGR from the coding sequence ATGCTCCTGGAGGTGCAGGACCTGCGGATCTCTTACGGTAACCTGGAAGCGGTGCATGGGGTCTCCTTTCACCTGGAGGAAAGGGAACTTGTCTCCATCATCGGGGCCAACGGGGCCGGGAAGAGTTCCATCATGAACGGTATCATGGGTCTGGTCAGGCCCCGAGGGGGCAGGATCCTTTTGGAGGGAAGGGATATAACATTTCTGCCTGCATACCAGCGGGCCAGGTTGGGCATGAAGATGGTCCCGGAAAGGGGGGTGGTTTTCCCACTTCTTACAGTGTATGAAAACCTCATGACAGGTCTTTACCGACAAGGCCACAAGGTGGATCTTCAAGAGAGGCTGGCATGGATATACGGGCTTTTCCCAGTGCTCGAGGAGAGGCGAGCCCAAAGGGCCAAGACGCTCTCCGGAGGAGAGCAGCAGCAGCTGGCCATTGCCAGGGCCCTCATCTCTTCTCCCAGGCTGCTTCTGGTGGACGAGGTTTCCATGGGGTTGATGCCCAAGCTGGTGAGCCGGGTCTTTGATGTCTTGCGTCGACTGAACCAGGAACACGGCCTCAGCATCCTGCTTGTTGAACAGAATGCCTTGGCATCCCTGAGAGTCTCCCACAGGGCCTACGTGTTGGAGACAGGGGAGGTGGTGCTAGAGGGGAAAGCCCAGGAACTCATGGATCAGGAACAGGTAAAGAAGGCTTACCTGGGACGTTGA
- a CDS encoding ABC transporter ATP-binding protein: MREVLLQVRGLRKRFGGLQAVDGLDLDLHEGEILGLIGPNGAGKTVTFNMISGVYAPDEGEIIFRGVRINGLGPHRVAAMGIGRTFQIVKPFSELTVLENVIAALGVRHYGSLGRVWERWDKDSYKAEAMEKLKRVGLEKLAWRKAGLLPLGNLRKLEIARALCVTRSCLLLDESFSGLRKQEIEQIENLVREIRESGVAVLLIEHNMRVAMGLSDRLVVLEHGRKLCEGKPGEVSMDPRVIEAYLGEAEG; this comes from the coding sequence TTGAGAGAAGTTCTCCTGCAAGTCAGAGGACTGCGAAAGCGCTTCGGCGGACTTCAGGCAGTAGACGGCCTGGATCTGGATCTTCATGAGGGGGAGATCTTGGGTCTGATAGGGCCCAACGGGGCAGGCAAGACAGTTACCTTCAACATGATAAGCGGAGTTTATGCGCCCGATGAAGGAGAGATCATATTCCGGGGAGTAAGGATAAACGGGCTTGGACCCCACAGGGTGGCGGCCATGGGAATAGGGCGCACATTTCAAATAGTCAAGCCATTCTCAGAGCTTACGGTCCTGGAAAACGTGATAGCAGCCTTGGGGGTTCGTCATTACGGAAGTCTTGGGAGGGTGTGGGAGAGGTGGGACAAGGATTCCTATAAAGCAGAAGCCATGGAGAAGCTCAAGAGGGTGGGCCTGGAGAAGCTGGCCTGGAGGAAAGCCGGGCTTCTCCCCTTGGGAAACCTAAGGAAACTGGAGATCGCAAGGGCCCTTTGTGTGACCAGAAGCTGTCTTCTTCTGGACGAATCCTTCTCCGGGCTCAGAAAGCAGGAGATAGAGCAGATAGAGAATCTGGTCAGGGAGATAAGAGAGTCGGGTGTGGCGGTGCTGCTCATAGAGCACAACATGCGCGTGGCCATGGGGCTTTCGGACCGGTTGGTGGTGCTGGAGCACGGCAGGAAGCTCTGTGAGGGAAAGCCGGGGGAGGTGAGCATGGATCCCAGGGTCATAGAGGCATACCTGGGCGAGGCAGAGGGCTGA
- a CDS encoding branched-chain amino acid ABC transporter permease — translation MSGYLITVLTVISIQAIAACGLNVIVGFAGQISLGHAAFMALGAYATAMLCTKAGMGFWSALPLVLILSGSIGLLLGLPSLRVREDFLAITTIGINFIVEAVFLYTPFFGGALGISGIPRVYFLGEPLKGPGFLLLCLGFVALVMAICWWFTRSFAGLACFSLREEEAAASSLGISPVRFKLLAFVMGTMMAGLAGALYAHYMRMINATDFNFPYSVMMLSIVVLGGMGTLWGPLLGAAVLGSLPEIFRPLVDYRMLLYTALLLLMIRFQPGGLLGEPSLGRRLLSKMIPGKRVEEAL, via the coding sequence ATGAGCGGGTATCTGATCACAGTGCTCACAGTCATAAGCATTCAGGCCATAGCCGCCTGTGGACTCAATGTAATAGTGGGCTTTGCGGGGCAGATCTCCCTGGGGCATGCTGCCTTCATGGCTCTTGGAGCTTACGCAACGGCCATGCTTTGCACCAAGGCGGGCATGGGATTCTGGAGCGCCCTTCCATTGGTGCTCATTCTGAGCGGCAGCATAGGGCTTCTACTGGGGCTTCCCAGCCTGAGGGTCAGGGAGGACTTCCTGGCCATCACCACCATAGGTATTAATTTCATAGTGGAGGCAGTGTTCCTTTACACCCCGTTTTTCGGCGGGGCCCTGGGCATCTCCGGGATCCCCAGGGTCTATTTCCTGGGCGAGCCCCTCAAGGGCCCTGGCTTCTTGCTGCTTTGCCTTGGGTTTGTGGCCTTGGTGATGGCGATTTGCTGGTGGTTCACACGTTCTTTTGCCGGGCTGGCCTGCTTCTCCCTGAGGGAGGAGGAGGCAGCTGCCTCGAGTCTGGGAATCTCGCCTGTTAGGTTCAAGCTCCTGGCCTTTGTGATGGGCACGATGATGGCCGGCCTGGCAGGTGCCCTGTACGCCCATTACATGCGCATGATCAATGCCACGGATTTCAATTTCCCCTACTCGGTAATGATGCTCTCCATAGTGGTTCTGGGAGGCATGGGTACGCTGTGGGGTCCACTCTTGGGTGCCGCGGTTCTGGGAAGCCTTCCAGAGATCTTCAGACCCCTGGTGGATTACAGGATGCTCCTCTATACGGCCCTTCTGCTTCTGATGATCCGTTTTCAGCCTGGAGGTCTCCTGGGAGAGCCCAGCCTGGGCAGAAGGCTCTTGAGCAAGATGATCCCGGGCAAGAGGGTGGAGGAGGCACTTTGA
- a CDS encoding branched-chain amino acid ABC transporter permease has translation MELFLEQLLNGLAIGALYALMTLGLALVYGILRILHVAHAAIYSVGAYLGLWVFSWSGSLLLAALLAMAGCAFLGVAIERLVYFPLLRYPPYVPLIASIAVLLGTEEVCRLIAGPYILSFPAQVPLPSLKLGPLLLSPALLAVYITTGAVLLGLWYVVGRTELGLAMRATSQSRVMAEALGMNTHLVITLTFVLGSAIAALAGILVGIYYNQVYPTMGAVPAYKSLAIIVVGGLGSVSGSVVASLLLGLAETLLIGFADIPLPRDALAFMAMIGVLMWRSEGLFGSR, from the coding sequence ATGGAGCTATTTCTGGAACAGTTACTAAACGGCCTTGCCATAGGAGCCCTCTATGCACTGATGACCCTGGGGCTGGCCCTGGTCTACGGTATCTTGAGAATCCTGCATGTGGCCCACGCAGCCATATACAGCGTGGGGGCCTACCTGGGGCTTTGGGTCTTTAGCTGGAGCGGAAGTCTTCTTTTGGCTGCTTTGTTGGCCATGGCTGGCTGCGCTTTTCTGGGAGTGGCCATCGAGAGGCTTGTATACTTCCCTTTGCTTCGATATCCCCCCTATGTGCCACTCATAGCCAGTATAGCAGTGCTTCTGGGCACCGAAGAGGTCTGTAGGCTCATAGCAGGTCCTTATATATTGTCCTTTCCGGCCCAGGTGCCACTTCCTTCCTTGAAGCTGGGACCTCTGCTGTTGTCCCCTGCGCTTTTGGCAGTTTATATCACCACCGGAGCAGTATTGTTGGGGCTCTGGTACGTAGTGGGCCGTACAGAGCTGGGGCTGGCCATGAGGGCCACGTCTCAATCCAGGGTCATGGCAGAGGCCCTGGGAATGAACACTCATCTGGTAATAACTCTTACCTTTGTGCTGGGTTCAGCCATAGCTGCCCTGGCAGGCATTCTGGTGGGGATCTATTACAACCAGGTCTATCCCACCATGGGGGCTGTGCCGGCTTACAAGAGCCTGGCCATCATAGTGGTGGGAGGGCTGGGTTCTGTGTCAGGCTCTGTTGTGGCGAGCCTTCTTCTGGGTTTGGCCGAGACCCTATTGATCGGGTTTGCGGACATCCCGCTGCCCAGGGATGCCCTGGCCTTCATGGCCATGATCGGGGTGCTCATGTGGAGGTCCGAGGGGCTTTTTGGCTCCAGATAA
- the hutU gene encoding urocanate hydratase, whose translation MKETPRERLIRELKIGCGEPRPVRAPRGRELHCKGWHQEAALRMLLNNLDPDTGERPQELIVYGGFGKAARNWRCFDAIVMSLLELEADETLLVQSGKPVGVLRTYFHAPRVLIANSNIVPHWANWENFHELDKRGLMMYGQMTAGSWIYIGTQGILQGTYETFASLAERHFGGSLAGKIVLTAGLGGMGGAQPLAVTMNEGVALCVEVDPARIKRRLETRYLDLQARDLNEALAMAREAAQNRRPLSIGVLGNAAEVLPKLLEMGFVPDVVTDQTSAHDELNGYIPSGMSLDEALAMRREDPKKYMELSLDSMKEHCKAILEFQARGAVAFDYGNNLRGQALKRGLRNAMDYPGFVPAYIRPLFCEGEGPFRWAALSGDPADITVTDHALMEAFPHKKRMVRWLTMAEEKVAHMGLPARICWLGYGERDKAGKLFNDLVASGAVKAPIVIGRDHLDCGSVASPYRETEGMKDGSDAVGDWPLLNCMVNVASGASWVSFHDGGGVGIGYALHAGQVTVADGTAEGELRVTTVLRNDPATGILRHADAGYETAIEVARQRGVKIPMINMFR comes from the coding sequence ATGAAGGAAACACCTAGGGAAAGGCTCATCCGGGAGCTCAAGATAGGCTGTGGAGAGCCCAGGCCTGTGAGGGCTCCGCGCGGAAGGGAACTGCACTGCAAGGGCTGGCATCAGGAGGCGGCCCTCAGGATGCTTCTGAACAACCTGGATCCGGATACAGGAGAGAGACCCCAGGAGCTCATAGTCTATGGAGGCTTCGGCAAGGCCGCCAGGAACTGGAGGTGCTTCGATGCCATAGTCATGTCCCTTCTGGAGCTGGAGGCTGATGAGACGCTGCTTGTGCAGTCGGGCAAACCCGTCGGGGTTCTTAGAACCTACTTTCACGCCCCGAGAGTGCTCATAGCCAACTCCAACATCGTACCCCACTGGGCCAACTGGGAGAATTTCCACGAGCTGGACAAGAGAGGCCTCATGATGTACGGCCAGATGACCGCGGGTTCCTGGATCTACATAGGCACCCAAGGGATCCTGCAGGGAACTTACGAGACATTTGCCTCTCTGGCAGAGCGGCACTTCGGAGGCTCCCTGGCAGGAAAGATAGTGCTCACGGCCGGCCTTGGAGGCATGGGTGGGGCCCAGCCTCTGGCTGTCACCATGAACGAGGGGGTGGCCCTGTGCGTGGAGGTGGATCCGGCCAGGATAAAAAGAAGGCTCGAGACACGCTATCTGGACCTCCAGGCCAGGGATCTGAATGAGGCATTGGCCATGGCCCGAGAGGCAGCCCAAAACAGAAGGCCCCTCTCCATAGGAGTCCTGGGCAATGCTGCCGAGGTGCTGCCCAAACTTCTTGAGATGGGCTTCGTGCCAGATGTGGTCACAGATCAGACAAGCGCCCATGATGAGCTAAACGGCTACATCCCCTCTGGCATGAGCCTGGATGAGGCCCTGGCCATGAGGAGGGAAGATCCCAAGAAGTATATGGAGTTGTCCCTGGATTCCATGAAGGAGCATTGCAAGGCCATCCTGGAGTTCCAGGCCAGGGGGGCCGTTGCCTTCGACTATGGCAACAACCTGAGGGGTCAGGCCTTGAAGAGGGGGCTTAGAAATGCTATGGACTATCCCGGGTTTGTTCCAGCTTACATCAGGCCCCTGTTCTGCGAGGGGGAAGGGCCTTTCCGTTGGGCTGCCCTGTCAGGGGACCCCGCGGACATCACCGTGACGGATCACGCCCTGATGGAGGCCTTTCCCCACAAGAAGCGCATGGTGCGCTGGCTCACCATGGCCGAAGAAAAGGTGGCCCACATGGGTCTGCCTGCTCGCATCTGCTGGCTGGGTTACGGGGAGCGGGACAAGGCCGGGAAACTTTTCAACGATCTAGTGGCCTCAGGAGCTGTCAAGGCCCCCATCGTAATCGGGAGGGATCATCTGGACTGCGGTTCGGTGGCCTCCCCTTACAGGGAGACCGAGGGCATGAAGGATGGCTCTGATGCGGTGGGGGACTGGCCCCTGCTCAACTGCATGGTGAATGTGGCCTCTGGGGCCAGTTGGGTCTCCTTCCACGACGGAGGCGGGGTGGGAATAGGCTATGCACTTCATGCAGGACAGGTGACAGTGGCCGACGGCACCGCAGAAGGTGAGCTCAGGGTGACCACTGTTCTAAGAAACGACCCCGCCACAGGCATCCTGAGGCATGCCGATGCAGGATACGAGACTGCCATAGAGGTGGCCAGGCAAAGGGGTGTGAAGATACCTATGATAAACATGTTCAGGTGA
- the hutH gene encoding histidine ammonia-lyase produces MNRLQVGESDIKIAQLVEVARKALPVTLTEQAAARVMESRKMVEQWVKEGRKVYGVTTGFGALADVAIPCQQARVLQRNVLLSHAAGVGEPLPEEVVRAAMLLRVRDASLGRSGLSLESVQRIVDFLNLGVVPVVPCQGSVGASGDLAPLAHMFLPLIGEGDLFYRGRKLPAAQVLGELGMEPLELGPGEGLALINGTQVMTAIGALASWDARELARTADVACAMSLEVLLGTRTEFDPRIHQARAHPGQALSAQNMLKITAKSEIISSHRDCSRVQDAYTLRCSPQVHGASRDAIAYAIKVVETEMNSSTNNPLIFPESGEFLLGGNFHGQPIAIAMDLLAIAVSELADISERRIERLVNPQLSGLPAFLIQDGGLNSGFMIAQYTAAALVSENKVLAHPASVDSIPTSANKEDHVSMGTIAARKAREVVKNSQQVLAIELLCAAQALDLFTDMRAGQGTQAAYRVIREKIPHLDKDRFLAGDMQEALRLLKSSHVLRAVEEVVGPLD; encoded by the coding sequence GTGAATAGACTTCAGGTGGGAGAATCGGACATAAAGATTGCCCAACTCGTGGAGGTGGCCCGAAAAGCTTTGCCTGTGACCCTAACCGAGCAAGCAGCGGCCAGGGTGATGGAGAGCCGCAAGATGGTGGAGCAGTGGGTGAAAGAAGGCCGCAAGGTCTACGGGGTGACCACAGGATTCGGAGCCCTGGCGGATGTGGCCATTCCTTGCCAGCAGGCCAGGGTGCTTCAGAGAAACGTGTTATTGAGCCATGCCGCAGGGGTGGGTGAACCCCTTCCTGAGGAGGTGGTGCGGGCGGCCATGCTTCTCAGGGTCCGGGATGCCTCTCTTGGGCGCTCGGGCCTGAGCCTGGAGTCGGTCCAGCGCATAGTGGATTTTCTGAACCTGGGTGTGGTGCCTGTAGTGCCTTGTCAGGGCTCCGTTGGAGCCAGCGGGGATCTTGCCCCTCTGGCCCACATGTTCCTGCCCCTGATCGGTGAAGGGGATTTGTTCTACAGGGGAAGGAAGCTGCCAGCAGCCCAGGTGCTTGGTGAACTGGGCATGGAGCCACTGGAGCTGGGCCCTGGAGAAGGCCTGGCCTTGATAAATGGCACCCAGGTCATGACTGCCATCGGGGCCCTGGCCTCATGGGATGCCCGTGAGCTGGCCCGTACGGCTGATGTGGCCTGTGCCATGAGTCTGGAGGTGTTGCTGGGCACAAGGACCGAGTTTGACCCCAGGATACACCAGGCCAGAGCTCACCCAGGTCAGGCGCTTTCAGCCCAAAACATGCTCAAAATCACGGCCAAAAGCGAGATAATCTCCTCCCACAGGGACTGCTCCAGGGTACAGGACGCCTATACCTTGCGCTGTTCTCCCCAGGTCCACGGTGCCAGCAGGGACGCCATAGCCTATGCCATCAAGGTGGTGGAGACCGAGATGAACTCCTCCACCAACAACCCTTTGATCTTCCCGGAGAGCGGGGAGTTCCTCCTGGGCGGCAATTTTCACGGGCAGCCCATTGCCATTGCCATGGACCTTCTGGCCATAGCCGTCTCAGAGCTGGCAGACATCTCCGAGAGAAGGATCGAGAGGCTGGTCAATCCTCAGCTAAGTGGGCTTCCGGCCTTCCTCATTCAAGATGGCGGACTAAACTCAGGATTCATGATAGCCCAGTACACGGCTGCAGCCCTGGTTTCCGAGAACAAGGTCCTGGCTCACCCTGCCTCGGTGGACTCCATCCCCACCTCAGCCAACAAGGAGGATCACGTGAGCATGGGTACCATAGCAGCCCGCAAGGCCCGAGAGGTCGTGAAGAACTCCCAGCAGGTCCTGGCCATAGAGCTTCTGTGCGCTGCCCAGGCTCTGGATCTCTTCACGGACATGAGGGCGGGTCAGGGCACCCAGGCAGCCTACAGGGTCATAAGGGAAAAAATCCCTCATCTGGACAAGGACCGCTTCCTGGCAGGGGACATGCAGGAAGCCCTCAGGTTGTTGAAATCCTCCCATGTCCTGAGGGCCGTAGAGGAAGTGGTGGGCCCCTTGGACTGA
- a CDS encoding DUF4139 domain-containing protein yields the protein MRTALLPALLAVMLLPLSLAQAGVELVSLPERDSVQLTIYNAADLTLVRELRKLTLRKGLNRLSFGWANTVIDPTSLNLRAVQRPDAVQLLDVAYPPGTNTEGIWSVQSQLEGEVPVEISFFTSGVTWRAFYMATLTPDEKSMHLQGYVRVTNNSGEDYENAQTRLVVGNIHLLDQIAELARRTAPYGTPLHPGARPQAEEKRVLMRKAEAALDAAARLAPTRPKEIIKESLSEYFLYTIEGTETIPHGWSKRLPSLEAHEVPVVNLYKFEEESYGKDVVRFLLFANDARHKLGDTPLPDGLVKVFRKVDHKGHLSYEGADNTKYIPVGQKVELNLGPVPKVKVEPKLMKVRFENFSFNKDRNIDGWEEVEEWKLEVQNNREVDALLEIRRNFRHQHWEIKLGSEEHGKFQKVDLDTISFTMDLKPYERSTFSYSLRFFEGERRNRK from the coding sequence ATGAGGACTGCCCTACTCCCGGCACTTCTGGCGGTTATGCTGCTCCCCTTGAGCCTTGCTCAAGCCGGTGTGGAGCTGGTAAGCCTTCCTGAGCGGGACTCTGTGCAGCTTACCATATATAACGCGGCGGATCTCACCTTGGTTCGGGAGCTCAGGAAATTGACCCTCAGAAAGGGGCTAAACCGGCTCTCCTTCGGATGGGCCAACACGGTCATTGACCCCACCAGCCTCAACCTAAGGGCTGTTCAGCGCCCCGATGCAGTGCAGCTCCTGGATGTGGCTTATCCTCCAGGCACCAACACCGAGGGGATATGGTCTGTTCAATCGCAGCTAGAGGGTGAGGTGCCTGTGGAAATCAGTTTCTTTACCAGCGGGGTGACTTGGCGGGCTTTTTACATGGCCACATTGACACCAGATGAGAAATCCATGCATCTGCAGGGTTATGTTCGAGTGACCAACAACTCCGGTGAAGACTATGAAAACGCCCAGACCCGACTGGTGGTAGGAAACATACACCTGCTGGACCAGATAGCAGAGCTGGCCAGGCGTACAGCTCCTTACGGCACACCCTTGCACCCTGGGGCCAGACCCCAGGCTGAAGAAAAGCGGGTGCTCATGAGAAAGGCCGAGGCCGCCCTAGATGCAGCAGCCCGCCTGGCCCCCACCAGGCCCAAGGAGATAATCAAGGAGAGCCTCTCAGAGTATTTTCTCTATACCATAGAGGGCACAGAAACAATTCCCCACGGGTGGTCCAAGAGGCTGCCATCTTTGGAAGCCCATGAGGTGCCTGTGGTCAACCTGTACAAGTTCGAGGAAGAAAGTTACGGGAAAGATGTGGTGCGCTTTCTTCTTTTTGCCAATGACGCCAGGCACAAGCTTGGGGATACCCCCCTTCCCGACGGGCTCGTCAAGGTCTTTCGCAAAGTTGACCACAAAGGCCATCTTTCCTACGAAGGTGCGGACAATACCAAATACATTCCGGTGGGTCAAAAGGTGGAGCTGAACCTGGGGCCTGTGCCCAAGGTAAAGGTGGAGCCCAAGCTCATGAAGGTGCGCTTTGAGAACTTCAGCTTCAACAAGGATCGAAACATAGACGGCTGGGAGGAAGTGGAGGAGTGGAAGCTGGAGGTACAAAACAATCGAGAGGTGGATGCCCTGCTGGAGATCAGACGAAATTTCAGACATCAGCATTGGGAGATCAAGTTGGGCAGCGAAGAGCATGGAAAGTTCCAAAAGGTGGACCTGGATACCATAAGCTTTACCATGGATCTAAAGCCCTACGAGAGAAGCACGTTCAGCTACTCGCTGCGCTTCTTTGAGGGAGAGCGGCGTAACAGAAAATGA
- a CDS encoding metalloregulator ArsR/SmtB family transcription factor encodes MDAPKPQVLGLGVFAFKAIADESRWRMLEMLLNQDLCVGALARRMGLSEGAVSQHLQVLRKAGLVKGEKRGYWTHYSVDREALLQLARKLEAMAQPCQPGERKCYRSLSQGEMQQERRLEAMGCNDCCQRPEKLKARPQQCTPEQVRECHGEVPKHPCEFPVAGDKEEKKNPTEPRRKAGPAKEEC; translated from the coding sequence ATGGATGCTCCCAAACCCCAGGTATTGGGCTTAGGCGTGTTTGCCTTTAAGGCCATTGCCGATGAGAGCCGCTGGCGCATGTTGGAAATGCTCTTGAACCAGGACCTTTGTGTTGGAGCCCTGGCCAGAAGGATGGGCCTGTCCGAAGGTGCGGTCTCCCAGCACTTGCAGGTACTGAGAAAGGCCGGGCTGGTCAAGGGAGAAAAGCGCGGATATTGGACTCACTACAGCGTGGACAGGGAGGCCTTGTTACAGCTGGCCCGCAAGCTGGAAGCCATGGCTCAGCCATGCCAGCCGGGGGAAAGGAAATGTTACAGGAGTCTGTCTCAAGGGGAGATGCAGCAGGAAAGGAGGTTGGAAGCCATGGGTTGCAATGATTGCTGTCAAAGACCAGAGAAGCTCAAGGCCCGGCCCCAGCAGTGCACTCCAGAGCAGGTGAGGGAATGCCATGGAGAAGTCCCCAAACATCCCTGCGAATTTCCTGTGGCAGGTGACAAAGAAGAAAAGAAAAACCCCACGGAGCCTAGACGGAAAGCAGGGCCTGCCAAGGAGGAATGCTAG
- a CDS encoding permease: MKGFSLFILGALLTSFLADPSRTLEGLRRGAKMFLKLMPTLLTLVVLMSLALYLIPASLVVHLLGEGSGMLGWFLAGALGSILLIPGFIAYPLCSTLLKQGAAIPVIALFITTLMMVGVLTLPLESRYFGIKAALMRNGLSLLGAILVALLMALSYAIF; the protein is encoded by the coding sequence ATGAAGGGCTTCAGCCTTTTTATCTTGGGGGCCCTCTTGACATCTTTCCTGGCTGATCCCAGCCGTACCCTGGAGGGTTTGAGGAGAGGGGCCAAGATGTTTCTGAAATTGATGCCCACACTGCTTACCCTTGTGGTGCTCATGTCCTTGGCCCTGTATCTCATTCCTGCTTCCCTGGTGGTGCACCTCCTGGGGGAAGGCTCCGGAATGCTGGGATGGTTTCTTGCAGGGGCCTTGGGCTCCATCCTCCTGATTCCAGGTTTCATAGCCTATCCCCTTTGCTCCACACTTTTGAAACAGGGGGCAGCAATACCTGTCATAGCCCTTTTCATCACCACCCTCATGATGGTTGGTGTCTTGACCCTGCCCTTGGAATCCAGGTACTTCGGCATCAAGGCAGCCTTGATGAGAAACGGCCTGAGCCTTCTGGGGGCAATACTAGTTGCCCTTCTCATGGCATTGAGCTATGCCATCTTCTAG
- a CDS encoding permease, which produces MLFLVGTILSSRLGWAAGEELLKGFWEFTREMLLVLPFVFILIGLMDVWIPKKRVEDALGEGSGIRGILLVILLAFFNAGPLYAAFPLALILRQKGCSLRNIFIFLGAFSALKIPMLSFEMGFMGVKFSLLRLLFTLPVFVGIAILLEALLGRDYEMKLQN; this is translated from the coding sequence TTGCTTTTCCTGGTGGGCACGATTCTCTCCTCCCGCCTCGGATGGGCTGCGGGGGAAGAACTCCTCAAGGGATTCTGGGAATTCACCCGAGAGATGCTTCTGGTGCTTCCCTTTGTGTTCATTCTCATAGGGCTCATGGATGTTTGGATCCCCAAGAAAAGAGTCGAGGACGCCCTGGGGGAGGGCTCTGGGATAAGAGGAATCCTCCTTGTCATACTGCTGGCCTTTTTCAATGCAGGCCCTCTGTACGCGGCCTTTCCACTGGCCCTGATCCTAAGACAAAAAGGCTGCAGCCTAAGAAACATTTTCATTTTCCTGGGGGCCTTCTCCGCCTTGAAGATCCCCATGCTTTCCTTTGAGATGGGCTTCATGGGAGTAAAGTTTTCCCTGCTTAGGCTCCTTTTCACCCTGCCTGTTTTTGTGGGCATAGCAATTCTCTTGGAGGCCCTCTTGGGGAGAGACTATGAGATGAAGCTCCAAAATTGA